The Pecten maximus chromosome 6, xPecMax1.1, whole genome shotgun sequence DNA window AGTTGGAATTGATGTGGTTGGCGTAAATATATCATTCCTTGATATCGTTTCATTGTTTCCGATCATAACACATTGAGAACATGTTTGTTCTGTAAGTATTTAGTGAAACAAATGTGTGGCACTGTAGAactgtatttttctttttctttttaattaattgaattaatttttgtaattaagtatatatattttgaccTATCATGCTCTCGAGGAACGAGGAGCATGACATTTGTGATTTTACGACATAATAGAAGCAACgctcaaacaaacaaaactttcGCGCTACCCAACAAGGTTAACACCAGCCGTAAATGATATagtcggtttttttttttaactttatgatTATTTCGCTACATTTTCATTGCATAcctatattgtttgttttgatcACGTTAAACGGCAAATTTCTTTTTCGTGCTCACCAGAATAGTATAGGCAGCGGTGAGAACACTAGTACTTAACCGGTAGATTTAGAAGTACACTTCGAGTATGTAATCAATTACCCCCTGTGTAATCAATGAAAACGATTACCCTACACTATAACCTTAACCAAAAAAAACCTCTGAAAGTTAATATTGTCCAAGATAGTATGGTCATATGTACTTGTGTGAGTTTGaacaaaatccctcaaggaatgaagccgctagaggGCTGACAAACCTCGGTGTTACGTAGGCACAAGACGGACGGAAAGGAAAGTTATTTTGCCCAATCCCTCCCGCCGCCCCGGGTTTCACCGGTAAGGGAATTTTAATGTGGTTAAATAATTGCTAGCACAAAACTCAAAATAGATATAAGCCTTATTTGGGACGTTGTTTTCGTCATAGTTCTGTTCACTGTACACATGCGTGTAGTGTACAATCTGTATAGATGATCATACAACCGACCAATGtctattggtttttttttctttttttttttctaaaattattTGACCTTTTCGTTTTGTTTAGACTGGTGCAATTCAGGTGATAAAGTTACATAACGTGTATGATAAATGAGCATTTGAGCACGATATAACGGGCTTTTGTCTACAACAGAGGTTGTACGTTGGGAGATGCTATATTATAGGACATTATTCGGGCTATGTTGGATAGAAAATTCTTACAACAGAAAACATAGTGATGGAAAACATGCTTAATTTTCAATACCCAAGGATCATCTTGTACATGGTTAGGGTTCTTTACTTAACACACGTATACGTACAGTTAAAAATCATCATACATTACACGTACGCGGCGTTGACCAACTTTTGATAATGCGCTATATCATTGAGATATATTAAACGCCCAAGGCCGAAATCTATTATGGTAATGGATTTAAATTTATACGTCAGTGCTCGAGGGAACttagatatgtacatgtatatcaattcaTAATGCTTCTACTCTCCTGTTCAAAGAATTCAgaaatatatgtgttaactcggtaacaaatataaaattagGAACAATTGGAGGAATTTCAGTCGATCTACCATCAACTTCTGTCACAGTGTATGTGAGCTGCACATATCTAGTTATGTATCCAGTGTGAATTATACCTAATCATTATCATTAGGTGAGACCCATCCAAGTGAATATAACCGGCGAAGCACGCATATCTTTTTACATGCACGACGCCGGGCTATATTGTTAGTTTTATTTTATAGCATACATCTACGCATGATGAATAGTTGTCAATTCTTTTttggggttatatatatacgaaagaagagaaaatctttctgatttaaatacattCATATGATCAGAGACAGGGTATATACGTCTCCgatatgatgataatgattttCTACGATAGCTAGGGATGGGGTAGTTGTCTTAATTTGGAAAGGAAATAACCGATCTAGGAAGCAGCTTTTCaagagtaaactgcaaatttgttAATTTCGCATCAATTTCAGATCATTTTAACTGTGGTCTTTCATAGAGTATACCCAAGCTATGTAGAAGCAAGCCTTGTAGGaacaaaaatgttcaaaaataaTAAGTCGACACCAACACACCGTTGTTTTCAGTCCTGAAACAGAATAAACTAAACACACACTAGTACACTGTACTTAAGATCTAATAATAAATTAAACGTACACCGATATCGATCTTTTACTTCATAAATCAATGTGTTGTTCTAAGCatcttaattttaaaaatatcttatcTATCTACACATTATTTTAAAGAAGTAATACTTCTATTTTACCTGAGTTGGTTTTCAAAGTTCAAATAACATTATTCCACGTACAATGTTTACAGACATATAGCCTTACCTGTCGGCATACAGGACATGGGAACTGTCCCGTATTCTCATATCGACTCACAATATAATCACGTAGGCAACCCTCACAGAATGTGTGAAGGCATGGTAAGGCCTTGGGTTTGCTGAACGTTTGAAAACATATTGCACATGTCAGGAAGGTATCCTGAATCTCTCGAGCAACCCTGATACTCGCCATGTCCTTTCACTGACACTTTCTATTATTTACATCGCGGTCATTGCCACATGATTCTTTCAAGTCACATGATTTGCTCTCTCTAGATTTTGTATCAATGTTTTGAATGGTCTAAAGGTAATCCGAATGAAAATGGGTGTAGGTGAAATAAAGTACCTGCTATAATTTTACCCGGCAtcgtaaacaacaacaacaacaacaacaataacaaatttGACTCATTATAGATTGCATATTGcagttatattttaaatgtaattgtTATGTTTATTGAAGTGTGAATCATCACTACAAGTAGcaatttatgttaatatttatgAAGTAAGAATATCTCATTGTCCGGATATTTATTGCCATATTGCTGAATTGATTCAGAATTTAGTAAGATTTTCTCATTTCCTGTCCATAACAACGTGGACCACATAGGCCGAAACTTGATTGCTTTATGAGTTTCTTTGGTATTACAAGGTAATTGTAAATTCAGACAAATTTCATTGatgtttcatttaaaaatgataGTCCATCAAAATGACAGTCACACGAATTTTGTGACCAAATTTGCAAACTCTTCTTCTAGTTCTAGTACGGTAGACTGACGGTAGTATAATAATAAGATAAAGACTTCGAAGGTTCATATCGTAATTTTTTACGTTTATTAtcggatatttacattttcgtTATTTGTCGAATTCTTGGAGTAGCTAAAACCTAAAAAGTCTGCCAATTTGTGTAAAATTGATGAGTTTCACAGTTAAATAACCAAAGGCAGAGGTTAGCAAAGAATAGctgtaaaatgtttaaagaataattcaagATACTGCGGTCCTTGATTTCCCCTGACTTTCATAATGGGTAGTAGATCTATACCCCAATACCTAGATAACCTTTGAAaggtattttattatatactgtttattAAAGTTATCAAGAAGATGGGAAAGCTGGCTGATTTTCATTACTTATGAAAAAGCTCCGCTCCTTgacatttgattaaaaaatatatctagTCACCAATAATAATGTACGAACATTGatcacattttcttttttcaccCTCAATTCCACTGTATCTGCCAGATTCAATTTTCAGTCTGTGATGAGACCATCCAAATTTAACTGATTAATCTAATAAGACATCAATGACATCGTTACAATTAAAGATAtacattaaaaatattgtatctTGGAATATCCATGATATTTTGCTGTTTCAAATAGGTGAACATTTGCAGACAGTCAGTTAGTTTTCCCCATTTTTGTCTAATTCACACAAGTTTAATCATTTGATCTGatcagagttacctccccaTTAATATTATTTCACTCTGTCAAATCGATAAGATTGACAGTTGACAGGGGTGAGAATAAATTGAATGATTATGAATTGTTAATTACTCCCTATATTCAAACATATGGCATACATGGCAACTTCTTTGTAGGTTTGGGAAACTTTCCTTTTACATACATGTGGCAGAGTGAAATACATGTCACCAACCTAGTGCTTTACACTATTTgattaaagccacatactcacgaagaaacatatatcaatgtttacattttgagctttttacagtttttggACTTGATTCATACCTAACAGgttatcgtgaatcagaaactaaaagaaaatgtgtatttatgaaagtatactgggaattcccaaaaataataactgtggctgccggaccaagtttctctgaaaattagtccaaCAATATTAATGCAACGGCGGATTTTACAGTCCAtgcaaaatggcggaacgctgAAAGCATGGAACTGCGGAAACTCTAGAGATCTAGagattctgcaaaaaaaaaagacacaaaagtgtgtggaattggcaaaacccgagtatttccttaggaatggcaatgattcgttggaacttaatgagagaagaaaaaggaatagaCTAGAATTCTGATTTTCCCAGAcatctattggattgctggttagcttttgaacattgtcaacttcacagATCTaagattttattgattttttgttGTCTATATGgttttaaatctaaatattgATAGTCATTAAACGGCTATGATAATGCATATGGAATTCATAACCTTGATCCAATAAACCTATATCATTGTAAAATTAATTCCATTAAACATATTGAATAATATCAGGgcttttctcactggtttgggatggggccttttaaaatgtttttgtctcCTTTGGGGAAggaattggtgaattgggaaagattttgtcataagtaaactgcaaattttgtaAAGTCAGCTTAaatatatgaaatgatttcaattAACAGCCACCTATATCCCTGAATGTCGCAAGGCCACATCCAATGATGTGTGTGATACAAATTAACTACCATGTGTACTTATTATAAAACATAACCTATAATTAGGTTTTTATTGTTACTGAACAGGATGGCATCTGCTTCGGTACTGAGGAGACTAACACAACGAGCTGATGAAGCTGAAAAGATCATCACAGAACTAAAGGCAACCATAGAGCTTATAAAGGATAAGGCTGGTAAGTTAGTCACAACAGGAATGATAGGTTGATGTTCATTGTTTTAGTACAGCATTTATATTTAGAACTTCTAAAGGATAAGGCTGGTAATATAAGGCAGTTGTACAACAGGAATGATAGGATGAAAGGTCGTTTTGGTAAAGCATTTAGCAAGTTGACAGTTAATCTGTTGGCAATAACTAAATGATAACATTTCACCAGACTTTATTCACTTACTTTATACTAATATATATTCTTAGAAGTTTGGAAATAGGTACAGGTCATGTCATCCAatctatcatgaaatatttataaaattaagACATTTACAGATAAATGTGATTTTTTACCTCATTATGTATAAACATGCCTTCATCCTTTCAAAATTTTTCTTTCATTCTCATTTTCAAGTATATTTCTAAATcatttgtcaattttgttgtCCAACCACAATATCTTAGTGTTGCTTCTTTTATTCCTTCATGTTTTaccattataataataatgtataaaaagatacattgcattgtatatatgtattgtactTTCAGCTGTTGTTGAAAGTAAACCTGAGGAAGAAAGACTGCGCAAGGAAAATACGAAGTTGAGAACAGAGATTGATGTGTTGAAGACCCAGCTCGTTCTTTCAGAAATAAGAAATGGAGGTTAGACTAGCAATTGTTACATTGATTTAAATTTGTATGAAATCTTAAACACAGAATTATATAAAACCGCAATACAAAGGGAGACAAATTGATTACATAACTTCACTAATTTTTTTCTGGCATGATTTGGTGTTTTCTCGTTTCCATTAAAAAAATTTCTCTTGACAGTGAAACAGGTTGCCCTGCCTTCCCAGACAGTTATAGCCCAGTGTGTGGACAAGGCTAGAGCCAATGTCACATCCTCAACACCTGTTGTTGAGAAGAAAGCAGAAGTGGTAGAGAAAACTGAAAATGTCAAGGATCAGCAAAAACCCAATAAAAAGGGCAAGGAGGCTGCCAAATCTGGTAAGGGAGTTATATGGCTGCAGAGGTTCTTCTATCAGAATAAATAAAGCCTAGGTTCAAAATGCTTTCTTCCTATATTATATTTCTGCCTGTTTATCACAATTATTGATCATGACAAATCAATAATTTTCGGTACTGGGGGAACCTTCCCAACAACAGCAAATATGGTAAACCTCTGGTCTATTTGAAGCAGTGGATAGTTTgaacacatatttttttcattaaaagcACTAATTTTCTTGTTAGTGTTAGTGTGAACTCTGGTTATTTATAACTTACACTAATTCTGTTAGTCCAAACTTGTTAAGTGAAGAAcataaagtaagatttttttcatcaaactccattgaaagcttgTGACTTTTCTTAGATAGTGATTCTGGATTTAAATGATTCCCTGTTTATTAAAGGTTTAGAGAAACTATTTGTTGTTAATTCCTTGAAGAGCTTGGCCAAACACAtgcaaatatttattattaattccAAGGAGAGGCCAAGTGTAATGAACTatctattgttatttttttggagAAGCCATGCATAAGAAACTATTTGTTGTCAATTTCTAGGAGAAGCCAAACCAAAGAAAGGCAAGGCAGCTGCATCTGGTCCTGTTGAACCAGAAAAGCTAGATATTTCCCGACTGGACCTCCGAGTGGGAAAAATAGTCGAGGTAGAGAAACATCCAGATGCAGACTCACTGTACATTGAAAAGGTGGATGTTGGAGAGGATCAACCACGGACTGTTGTGTCAGGACTTGTTAAATTTGTCACCTTGGAGGAGGTTAGTATTGGGCAGGAGAAATGATCTGTCATAGTGATCAAACATGTAAGTCTGGAGGTTTTAGTAATTCGGGCAGGAGCATGATCTGCGACAGTCGTTATTTCACTTATTGTGAGCATGTTTAAGAATTACCTGCCCTTGTATTTGCATCTGTCACAGAtagctatataaatacataaatgtatgaaGATCAACTGCTGCTTTACAATTATCTACCTGTTTTCAATACAATGATTTATCAACTCGAGAAAGTGGTATTTCCCGAGGCTGAAGGCCGAAGGAAATATCATATTCGTGGGTGGATAAATCatcgtattcacctgaaaacaggtagATAACTGCTTTACGacaaaactgcaacattttcaCATTACAGAATGATTCTCATTACCTGTTATAGGATTGTGTAGATAATAGTGATCGACTGGAGAATGACAATAAAAAGGACAAAATCAGCAATGAATTTAAACTTTGATATTCATTATTGCCTCAAATTcaacaaaaatgtcaatttaacaACATTCACAAATTCAGTCTACTAAACGCTGTCTGGGagcacatacatacatgtattatgtaagCATACATTTTTGACATCACAGATTATGGGAAAGTCCCTAGTTGTTGGATTGTTATATCACCCTGTAGCACGGATTTGACGT harbors:
- the LOC117329043 gene encoding aminoacyl tRNA synthase complex-interacting multifunctional protein 1-like, which translates into the protein MSFFGITRMASASVLRRLTQRADEAEKIITELKATIELIKDKAAVVESKPEEERLRKENTKLRTEIDVLKTQLVLSEIRNGVKQVALPSQTVIAQCVDKARANVTSSTPVVEKKAEVVEKTENVKDQQKPNKKGKEAAKSGEAKPKKGKAAASGPVEPEKLDISRLDLRVGKIVEVEKHPDADSLYIEKVDVGEDQPRTVVSGLVKFVTLEEMQGRVAVFMLNLKPAKMRGVLSQAMIMCASTPEKVEILNVPQGAQIGDKIVAEGYSGEPDAMLNPKKKVWEALKPDLRTNKDGVATWKGAPLKIEGKGQIVAPSLCDVQIQ